TATGCACTCACagcttgatgttttttttttcaaggtAGCCAATGTAGTCAAGATTGTCTGAGCTTGCCAAGTGAGTCAAGATAGTGGCACCTGCTAACTGAACGTCGTCAAGACATTGTAACATCTTGCATGACAATGCCATAGTATGACCGCAGTCAAGACTTTACCACAACCGGACTACTGTCGCCGTGACAGCCAACACCGTGAGGACGACGCAACAGCCTACACAGACAATGCTGCAAGTCATAACAGTGCCTCTCATCCTCAACACAGACAAGACAGCGCCACTGTGTAACCGAAGTCAAGACAATACCGCAACCTAACTTCAACAGTGTCAAAAGCAAGACAATATCACAATCTGACCACAATCAAGACGAACCGAATTCAAACAAGACATTTCCACAACCTAACCACAAATAAGACACTATAGCACCGCCTGACCGCTGGTTTACCACATGCGCAGTCTGACCGTAGTCAACCTGGCCATGACAGATGGATGAAACTCCTTACCTCCGAACGTTGCATCTTGTTTTAGCTTGTGAAAGAATACTGCAAAGCAAGCACACACACTCTCCTCAGTTGAGGGTACAATGCAGGATTAGCAAGTTAGATTAAGTACTTTATTAGTTTTGGTTCTCAGGGTTGAATTATTCATCCTTCATCAACAGCATAGTGTCGAACGCAACTTGTATCGATTTTCGTTCGTGCTGAGCGAAGAAACCTCTTGGAGACTAAGAGTACATTCCATTTGAGATTTCTAGTTCATAACACGTCGGCAAGAACAACATTTTCCGACCAAGGGCACAGGAAGTCATATGCgaggagacaatgtcacatagaAGCATAACATTTGTCTAAGCTAGTGCCGTCCATTCACTCGTCAAAAGATTTACAAGTCATTTGCAGCCGAAATTGGGGGGAGCATCATGACAATTGTCTATAGAACTCATTCTCTTTAAAGCACCTTCACTGAATACTCAAGGCAAAGGCCCAAATCTAGGCCTTGACGccaaaatgataatgatgtcGTCATGAAAAATTAAGACAAACACTGATCAGTGCACTTTGAGAGGACAGCACCCTCAAGCCATCCTGGTCTATCAACACTTTTTGTGAATGTCAATTTGATTCCTGAAGCGCATCAACCTGTTCATCAGCTCTTAGATGGACAAAAGAAGAACCTGACTAAAATATTGCAGTTAGTAACTTTTATTATCACAAAATAATGACATATTTTACGCAAATGCACATTTTGTAGCACCTCCATAACAAAAACTTAACAGTAGCAAATCACTGAAATAATTCAAAGCTATTTCGCTGACAATTCAAAAGTCCTTCAGTTGTTAATATATCTTTCCGCCACCTCTGAGCAATCATCAGGACAACAGTCCGAGCGGACAATACAAACATGGATAAAACCACTTTATGAAAGGCACCCTTAATTGCTGCCTCATCGATTGACAGTCATTGTCTCCTCGACTGTTGCTCCCAAATCAGAAGTCCAGCCAGTCTttcatgtagatacatgttGATGGGGAAATGGCACTTCCTTCATTGCAATGATAAAACACCTGGAAAGAGAAGgaatttttcttcattttacatTGTTGCAAGAAAGAAGAAATCTTAATTTAACATCCCGATGAACCAATTTAGCGTTATGTGTCTCGTTTAAGGACTCAAAGACAAAACAGTGGTGATCCTTCTGGGAGTCAAACCTACGACCTCTTCAAAGCAACATAGCAACATTTCCTATAACATAAGGGCCAGGACTCACCGGACAGACTCCACAGGGCGTTCTCATCAGTCCTGTGGTGGCCACAAAAGGGAGTACTGCCCTGTATAGCTTGACATCTCCTGCATCGTCATGCCCACCAGCCTGAGCAACTATCGATTTCTCAACTTTACCATCATATATCAATGTATCTAATATAGTCTCTATATCTTCTTTTGACAATTCAACCTGAAAATAAACAGTCAATACGTCAACAAAGAAACCACATGTACACATGTCAGTCATGAAAACAGGCATTGAATTCAGCATGAACAAATGTCATGAGGTCAAGAGTAAAAATCTACAATCGACATGCTAAATCAATCTATGACTGTGTATATTGACAAACTGTGCATTTTTGGGTCTACCAACCTTACTAATTCTCAATTCTGAAATATACTGCCAGACCTCCTTGCAGGATCCATATGAGCTGTTTCTCTGCACCACTGGATCACTGCTAGCTTCCCTAGCAGCTGACGCCTGGAAAGAACATATAGAGGACTGAGCGACTGTTGCGGGAATAATCAGAGTGTTCTTCAAGTTTTGAAATTAAGCAAAGGAGCTTACACAGAGCTTGTTCTGAATCCTAGATCTTTATGATTTAATAAGAAGTCTGAATTCTACGTAAACCCTGCCTTAGACTCACCTTTTGCTCAAGGAATTTATAACATTGTTGATTCAGCACCTCGACAAACTCTGATTCAAAGTCTTGGTCACTATACCAGGCACCTCCAGTTACTGTCCGGTCTGGCTCCAAGTTGAATAGCATATAAACCTTCTTCTTGGATGCCTGATCAAGAAAAGACAAAAAGATTCAAATCTATTTAAAAAATAGTTTGTTTTGATGCTAAACTAAGAaccttaacatgtattttcctgCATGATCTCTTTTACTGGCTTCATTCAAGTGACCAGGTTTACCCAAGGGCAGAGTAACAAATTTGATATTCTAGAAACAAAAATAGGAAAAACACTGCCCAGCACATAACGATGTTATCAAAATGACTTGGATTTCAATTATCATCAAATTCAAGGAACTCACTGCAACTGACTTGACTGCTTTGATGAGTTTCTTGCTTTCTAAATTCTTCAGTATTTTGTTGACTTGTGTGAGGAGTAAATTACTCTTGTATCGAATATCACGGATCCAAATCCCTGAAATGAATGGAAAGTATAATGAAAAACCTTATCTGTATAGGTTTGTGAGACAGAAGTACACAAATGGACAGGGCTCATCATTTTCCAGATACGAAACACAACAGGGGAGTTCAGTAGATGTTAAGCAAAGCTAAAGAGACTGAGAAATGATGTGTCCTAATTACTCAAGTCAAATTGAAGAGAAATttccagtttggg
Above is a window of Lineus longissimus chromosome 3, tnLinLong1.2, whole genome shotgun sequence DNA encoding:
- the LOC135484306 gene encoding DNA-directed RNA polymerase III subunit RPC6-like, whose translation is MAEGGPAIKQEPVEAVDLENRILELCQQFPKGVNDAMIMTSCPQFEAKQRVMAINRMLSTGKLDLMKSGNSLLYKMKDPEAASKVKGGDHQEKLVYQIIEEAGNKGIWIRDIRYKSNLLLTQVNKILKNLESKKLIKAVKSVAASKKKVYMLFNLEPDRTVTGGAWYSDQDFESEFVEVLNQQCYKFLEQKASAAREASSDPVVQRNSSYGSCKEVWQYISELRISKVELSKEDIETILDTLIYDGKVEKSIVAQAGGHDDAGDVKLYRAVLPFVATTGLMRTPCGVCPVFYHCNEGSAISPSTCIYMKDWLDF